In Streptomyces sp. NBC_00878, a single window of DNA contains:
- a CDS encoding flavin reductase family protein, with translation MNITSHVNSRSFRSLMAGFPTGIAVISTTDTDGRPWGMTCSSVCAVSVEPPTLLVCVRDGSPTLDAMVRRGAFAVNLLHGGARPTAELFASGAPDRFNRVRWQHDAQRGGPHLVEDAHTVADCRISQRHHVGDHTVVFGEVFQVTDHCDPHPLLYGMRQYAAWPTG, from the coding sequence GTGAACATCACCAGCCACGTCAATTCGAGAAGTTTCCGTTCCCTGATGGCCGGTTTCCCCACCGGCATCGCCGTCATCAGCACCACCGACACGGACGGCCGGCCCTGGGGCATGACCTGCTCGTCCGTGTGCGCCGTCTCGGTGGAACCGCCGACGCTGCTGGTCTGCGTCCGGGACGGGAGCCCGACCCTGGACGCCATGGTGCGGCGGGGCGCCTTCGCGGTGAACCTGCTGCACGGTGGCGCTCGCCCGACGGCGGAGTTGTTCGCCTCCGGCGCCCCCGACCGCTTCAACAGGGTTCGCTGGCAGCACGACGCACAGCGGGGTGGTCCGCACCTGGTCGAGGACGCTCACACCGTGGCCGACTGCCGCATCAGCCAGCGCCACCACGTCGGGGATCACACCGTGGTCTTCGGGGAGGTCTTCCAGGTCACCGACCACTGCGATCCCCATCCTCTGCTGTACGGGATGCGCCAGTACGCGGCCTGGCCTACGGGCTGA
- a CDS encoding alpha/beta hydrolase, which produces MPEPTPLAPPSTASPSTTPASQNPPSTASTSTTSPSTTAVSTTVRAHDGLRLAGTLLTPRAEPEHAVLLLHGEGATREQDGFFTLLSGELAAEGVASLRFDLPGHGESEGRQEDLSLSLLLNVISSGLDHLREHVGATRLTLVATGLTGGVAAGYAARRGDEVSRLVLFNPLIDYKEHFVDARPTWSRDYLDESAGRELLATGRLPYTPSFVLGRALLNEVFWLQPQGVLDVIAAPTLIVHGAGPSAVSVESSRAADKALTCDHRLVELDAEQGGAWHAPAAEAAVAWILGEGVSP; this is translated from the coding sequence ATGCCTGAGCCCACCCCCTTGGCCCCGCCCTCGACGGCCTCGCCCTCCACGACTCCGGCCTCCCAGAACCCGCCTTCGACGGCCTCGACCTCGACGACCTCGCCTTCGACTACGGCGGTGAGCACCACCGTCCGAGCCCACGACGGGCTGCGCCTGGCGGGTACGTTGCTCACGCCTCGGGCCGAGCCCGAGCACGCCGTTCTCCTCCTCCACGGCGAGGGCGCCACCCGTGAGCAGGACGGGTTCTTCACGCTGCTGTCCGGGGAACTGGCCGCCGAGGGAGTGGCGAGCCTTCGCTTCGACCTGCCGGGCCACGGTGAAAGCGAGGGCAGGCAGGAGGACTTGAGCCTCTCCCTGCTGCTCAACGTGATCAGTTCGGGCCTGGATCACCTGCGGGAGCACGTAGGTGCCACCCGGCTGACTCTGGTGGCCACCGGCCTCACCGGCGGCGTCGCGGCAGGCTACGCGGCCCGCCGCGGCGATGAGGTCTCCCGGCTGGTGCTGTTCAACCCACTGATCGACTACAAGGAACACTTCGTCGACGCGCGGCCCACATGGTCGCGTGACTATCTCGACGAGTCGGCCGGGCGCGAACTGCTGGCCACGGGACGGCTCCCCTACACGCCGTCCTTCGTGCTGGGCCGAGCCCTGCTCAACGAAGTGTTCTGGCTGCAGCCGCAGGGGGTGCTCGACGTCATCGCGGCGCCGACACTGATCGTGCACGGCGCGGGCCCGTCAGCTGTCTCCGTGGAATCCTCTCGTGCCGCGGACAAGGCGCTGACCTGCGATCACCGGCTGGTCGAGCTCGACGCCGAGCAGGGCGGGGCATGGCACGCACCCGCCGCCGAGGCGGCCGTCGCCTGGATTCTCGGTGAGGGCGTCAGCCCGTAG